One region of Quercus lobata isolate SW786 chromosome 2, ValleyOak3.0 Primary Assembly, whole genome shotgun sequence genomic DNA includes:
- the LOC115958126 gene encoding putative B3 domain-containing protein At5g66980, with protein MALKPECYKSSKPSFFKVLIGDFSEQLRIPPAFVKNFNGRLLSKCLLRNSTGKVYIVRVEKRGNNGLFFWSGWHDFVKDNSLDIGDFLVFKYDGSSTFKVKIYGRNTCEKDVRLAKREEECPIPFMKKGKQIQEKTIIEELKPDCYKESYGQKAINSNKIISGCSKSGEEFINNNIEEPGMKSKCSFKSENSYFIATWTWYSQYYMTIPKFVAIEKDLISKKRAMLLDPTGSPWPVRLDLVADGFLNMTNGWPDFCKGNKIGAGDTFIFEFVTQTVMQVHIFRAGAKKEAQCLGVDKKIECTAIG; from the exons ATGGCTTTAAAGCCAGAGTGTTACAAAAGTAGTAAACCATCCTTTTTCAAGGTCCTTATTGGTGACTTCTCTGAGCAACTG CGTATACCACCTGCTTTTGTCAAGAACTTTAATGGTAGGTTACTTTCCAAATGCTTGCTTAGAAACTCAACTGGAAAAGTTTACATAGTACGAGTGGAAAAGAGAGGGAACAATGGCTTGTTCTTTTGGAGTGGTTGGCATGACTTTGTGAAAGATAATTCTTTGGACATAGGGGATTTCCTTGTTTTCAAATACGATGGTAGTTCAACGTTCAAAGTCAAGATATATGGTAGAAATACATGCGAGAAGGATGTGAGGTTAGCCAAGAGGGAAGAAGAATGTCCAATTCCTTTTatgaagaaaggaaaacaaattcaagaaaaaaccATCATTGAGGAACTCAAACCTGATTGTTACAAAGAGAGCTATGGACAAAAAGCAATCAACtccaacaaaataattt CTGGATGTAGTAAGTCTGGCGAGGAATTTATTAACAATAATATAGAAGAACCAGGAATGAAGTCAAAATGTTCATTCAAATCAGAAAACTCATACTTTATTGCAACTTGGACTTGGTATAGCCAATACTACATG ACGATTCCAAAGTTCGTAGCTATTGAGAAAGACCTAATTAGCAAGAAGAGGGCAATGCTTCTTGATCCAACTGGAAGCCCATGGCCCGTTAGACTTGATTTGGTGGCTGATGGGTTTTTGAACATGACAAATGGTTGGCCTGACTTTTGTAAAGGAAATAAGATTGGAGCAGGTGACACCTTCATTTTTGAGTTTGTCACGCAAACTGTGATGCAAGTTCATATATTTCGAGCAGGAGCTAAAAAGGAAGCACAATGCTTGGGAGTTGACAAAAAGATTGAATGTACTGCAATTGGTTAG
- the LOC115974250 gene encoding transmembrane protein 147 produces the protein MTVFHFFNCAILTFGPHAVYYSATPLSEYDTLGTSIKAALVYLGTALVKLVCLATFLKVSENDSFDPYQELLKALIGFVDVAGLYFALTQLTHRNIAQNHKFQAVGLGWAFADSVLHRLAPLWVGARGLEFTWDYILQGIEANANLVLSISLAALGSLIWLRKNKPKTLIPIIYACAVIVATMPSITSYLRRGLGWHFPKVVGFELFTSLVMALISCQLFAACQKPSA, from the exons atgaCGGTGTTTCACTTCTTCAACTGCGCAATCCTCACATTCGGCCCCCACGCCGTTTACTACTCCGCCACTCCCTT ATCCGAGTATGATACGCTTGGTACCTCTATTAAGGCAGCTCTTGTCTATCTCGGAACAGCTTTAGTAAAG CTTGTTTGTTTGGCAACCTTCCTAAAGGTATCCGAGAATGATAGCTTTGATCCATACCAG GAACTGCTGAAAGCTCTGATTGGTTTTGTAGATGTTGCTGGGCTATACTTTGCCTTGACTCAGTTGACTCACAGGAACATTGCTCAGAATCATAAATTTCAAGCAGTTGGACTTG GGTGGGCTTTTGCTGACTCTGTTCTGCATAGATTGGCACCTCTCTGGGTTGGTGCTAGAGGACTAGAATTTACATGGGATTACATTTTGCAAGGCATTGAAGCAAATGCGAATctg GTGTTGAGTATATCCCTAGCTGCATTGGGATCATTGATTTGGCTCCGGAAAAACAAACCCAAGACACTGATTCCCATAATATATGCATGTGCAGTGATTGTGGCAACCATGCCATCTATCACAAG CTATCTGAGGCGAGGTTTGGGCTGGCATTTTCCAAAGGTGGTTGGCTTTGAACTGTTCACCTCACTTGTGATGGCTTTAATTAGTTGTCAGCTCTTTGCTGCATGTCAGAAACCCTCCGCCTAA